One region of Streptococcus salivarius genomic DNA includes:
- the pbp2b gene encoding penicillin-binding protein PBP2B has protein sequence MTSFSKKLSQKWEKRRQKRKEKRANKPRKPVNISRRVYLLFGVVFVLFLLLFARLTYMQVYNKSFYTKKLEDNSKYTVRIASERGQIFDAKGVALTTNQSKDVITFTRSNLVSSDTMKKVAEKLATMVTLTETKVTARQKRDFYLADSATYKRVVNDLPNDKKTDKFGNKLAEATIYNNAVDAVPDEAVDYSEDELKIVYIYSQMNAVSNFSTVTLKTGDLTPEQIAIVAAKQKELNGITVAKDWERHTVDSALSPLIGKVSSSEAGLPQEDAKEYLKKGYALNDRVGTSYLEKEYEEKLQGKHTVREITVDKEGKVASDKITQKGSKGNNLQLTIDLDFQKGVEDILGQQLSSEISENKATYSEGMYAVVMNADTGAVLAMAGQKHEQGAQDFKANALGTITDVFIPGSVVKGATLTAGWRSGAIYGNQVLTDQPINIAGSAPITSWFTDQGSRAITATQALEYSSNTYMVQIAIKLLGQQYVPGMALSTDNMGKAMTTLRDTYADFGMGVSTGLDLPGESEGYISKNYNVANVLTEAFGQYDSYTTIQLAQYVASIANGGKRVAPHIVGGIYDAGSNGSLGTLASTVDTRVLNTLPLDSEQLGIVQQGFNDVVNSGSSLATGKAMASSIIPISGKTGTAETYATDASGNSVTTVNLNAVAYATAKDGTKLAVGIMYPHALDWKSKAHQNAVKAIMELYQNTH, from the coding sequence GTGACATCATTTTCGAAAAAACTCAGTCAAAAATGGGAAAAACGGCGCCAAAAACGAAAAGAAAAACGAGCGAATAAACCTAGAAAGCCAGTAAACATCTCCCGTCGTGTTTACTTGCTTTTTGGTGTAGTCTTTGTCCTTTTTTTGTTGCTTTTTGCACGTTTGACCTATATGCAGGTTTATAACAAATCGTTTTATACTAAGAAATTAGAGGATAACTCTAAGTATACAGTTAGGATTGCAAGTGAACGTGGGCAAATCTTTGATGCTAAAGGAGTTGCCCTCACGACCAACCAGAGTAAGGATGTTATCACCTTCACACGTAGCAATTTGGTGTCATCAGATACGATGAAGAAAGTCGCTGAAAAGTTGGCGACCATGGTGACTCTGACGGAAACGAAGGTAACAGCACGTCAAAAACGAGATTTCTATCTAGCGGATTCTGCCACTTATAAGCGTGTTGTTAATGATCTTCCAAACGACAAGAAAACAGATAAATTTGGTAATAAATTAGCTGAAGCTACTATTTACAACAATGCTGTTGATGCAGTTCCTGATGAAGCAGTGGATTACTCTGAGGATGAACTTAAGATTGTCTACATTTACTCACAGATGAATGCTGTGTCTAATTTCTCAACAGTCACATTGAAAACAGGAGACTTGACGCCTGAACAAATTGCGATTGTAGCAGCTAAACAGAAGGAACTCAATGGTATTACGGTTGCTAAGGATTGGGAACGTCATACGGTTGATTCAGCCTTGTCACCTCTCATCGGGAAAGTCTCAAGCTCAGAAGCAGGTTTGCCACAAGAAGATGCCAAGGAATACCTCAAAAAAGGGTATGCACTTAATGACCGTGTAGGAACGTCTTATCTAGAAAAAGAATATGAAGAGAAACTACAAGGAAAACATACTGTTCGTGAGATTACAGTAGACAAGGAAGGCAAAGTTGCTAGTGATAAAATCACTCAAAAGGGCAGCAAGGGGAACAATCTGCAGTTGACCATCGACCTTGATTTCCAAAAAGGAGTTGAAGACATCCTAGGTCAACAGCTTTCTTCAGAGATTTCAGAGAATAAAGCAACCTATTCTGAAGGAATGTATGCAGTGGTTATGAATGCTGACACTGGTGCTGTACTTGCTATGGCAGGGCAAAAACACGAGCAAGGAGCACAAGATTTTAAGGCCAATGCCTTAGGCACAATCACTGATGTCTTCATTCCGGGATCTGTTGTTAAGGGGGCAACCTTAACTGCTGGTTGGCGTTCAGGTGCTATCTATGGGAACCAAGTCTTGACTGACCAACCCATCAACATTGCCGGTTCAGCCCCTATCACATCTTGGTTTACGGACCAAGGTAGCCGTGCTATTACCGCGACACAGGCTCTAGAATACTCATCAAATACCTATATGGTACAGATTGCTATCAAACTACTTGGTCAACAGTATGTTCCAGGCATGGCCTTGTCGACTGATAATATGGGTAAGGCCATGACGACGCTTCGTGACACCTATGCTGATTTTGGTATGGGAGTGTCCACAGGACTTGATTTACCTGGAGAATCAGAAGGTTACATTTCTAAGAATTACAATGTAGCCAACGTTCTGACAGAGGCTTTTGGTCAGTACGACTCTTATACAACCATTCAGCTGGCTCAGTATGTTGCTTCAATTGCCAATGGTGGTAAACGTGTAGCCCCTCATATCGTTGGAGGTATCTACGATGCAGGATCTAATGGTAGTCTAGGAACTCTAGCCTCAACGGTAGATACACGTGTATTAAATACCTTACCTCTCGATTCTGAGCAGCTGGGTATTGTTCAACAAGGCTTTAATGATGTTGTTAATTCAGGATCTAGCCTTGCGACTGGTAAAGCTATGGCAAGTTCTATCATTCCAATCAGTGGTAAAACAGGGACAGCCGAAACCTATGCGACGGATGCTTCTGGTAACTCTGTAACAACGGTTAACCTTAATGCCGTGGCCTATGCGACCGCCAAAGATGGTACGAAGTTGGCAGTTGGGATTATGTATCCTCATGCCCTTGATTGGAAGAGTAAGGCCCATCAAAATGCGGTCAAAGCTATTATGGAGCTTTATCAAAATACTCACTAA
- the recR gene encoding recombination mediator RecR has protein sequence MLYPTPIAKLIDSFSKLPGIGAKTATRLAFYTISMSDEDVNDFAKNLLAAKRELTYCSVCGRLTDDDPCNICTDETRDRTKILVVEDSKDVSAMEKIQEYRGLYHVLQGLISPMNGVGPDDINLKSLITRLMDSEVDEIIIATNATADGEATSMYISRVLKPAGIKVTRLARGLAVGSDIEYADEVTLLRAIENRTEL, from the coding sequence ATGCTTTATCCTACTCCAATTGCGAAGCTGATTGATAGTTTTTCAAAACTCCCTGGAATCGGGGCTAAAACAGCGACCCGCTTAGCTTTTTATACCATTAGCATGTCTGATGAAGATGTCAACGATTTCGCAAAAAACCTCTTGGCAGCAAAACGTGAATTGACTTATTGTTCGGTCTGTGGTCGTTTGACAGATGATGATCCATGTAATATTTGTACCGATGAAACCAGAGATCGTACTAAGATTTTGGTTGTTGAAGATTCCAAAGATGTTTCAGCTATGGAAAAGATTCAGGAATACCGTGGTCTCTACCATGTGCTTCAAGGGCTTATCTCCCCTATGAATGGTGTTGGACCAGACGATATTAACCTGAAAAGTTTGATTACCCGCCTTATGGACAGCGAGGTTGACGAGATTATTATTGCCACTAATGCAACAGCAGATGGTGAGGCGACGTCTATGTATATTTCGCGTGTCCTTAAACCTGCAGGAATCAAAGTGACTCGTTTAGCGCGTGGTTTGGCAGTCGGTTCTGACATTGAGTATGCTGATGAAGTGACCTTGCTAAGAGCTATCGAAAATCGAACAGAACTATAA
- the licT gene encoding BglG family transcription antiterminator LicT, with translation MQIEKILNNNVVQALDNNVEYIVMGKGLGFQKKVGDLVDKEKIEKTFVLENTEAVEEWSRVYVNLPDGEMQVFLNILTFAEAVLQTKFDPSFFIALADHLHYAIERSREGVSLQNPLAWEVRKFYPREYEIGKQALRLIAKDLEVQLADDEAASVALHFVNAQKDAGLHEKDRQMTQIVVGISDIVRLHFGYDLEEDSFSYNRFMTHLQYLAQRIVSGVSGGKNDAFLYEQVKINYRESFICTQKIATYIKTSYVFELSLDEQVFLTIHIQRLKDNLDK, from the coding sequence ATGCAGATTGAAAAGATTTTAAACAACAATGTTGTCCAAGCTTTGGATAATAATGTGGAATACATTGTCATGGGTAAGGGACTAGGCTTTCAAAAGAAGGTCGGAGACCTTGTTGATAAGGAAAAGATTGAAAAGACTTTTGTTTTGGAAAATACAGAGGCAGTAGAGGAATGGTCTCGTGTTTATGTCAATTTACCTGATGGTGAAATGCAGGTCTTTTTGAATATCCTTACTTTTGCTGAGGCTGTCTTGCAAACCAAGTTTGATCCCTCTTTTTTCATCGCCCTTGCTGACCACCTACATTACGCTATTGAAAGAAGTAGAGAAGGTGTTTCTTTGCAGAATCCCTTGGCTTGGGAGGTTCGAAAATTTTATCCTCGGGAGTATGAAATTGGGAAACAAGCCCTTCGTTTGATTGCCAAGGATTTAGAAGTCCAGTTGGCAGATGATGAGGCTGCCTCTGTCGCCTTACATTTTGTCAATGCACAAAAAGATGCGGGTCTCCATGAAAAAGATCGACAGATGACTCAAATTGTGGTTGGGATTAGTGACATTGTCCGTCTTCATTTTGGTTATGATTTGGAGGAGGATAGTTTCTCGTATAACCGTTTTATGACCCATCTCCAATACCTAGCACAACGTATTGTGAGCGGAGTTAGTGGTGGCAAGAATGATGCTTTCCTTTACGAACAAGTTAAGATAAATTATCGGGAGTCCTTTATCTGTACCCAAAAGATTGCTACCTATATCAAGACAAGTTATGTCTTTGAGCTAAGTTTAGACGAACAAGTCTTTTTAACCATTCATATTCAACGTCTTAAGGATAATTTAGATAAGTAA